A region of Marmota flaviventris isolate mMarFla1 chromosome 11, mMarFla1.hap1, whole genome shotgun sequence DNA encodes the following proteins:
- the Snorc gene encoding protein SNORC, translating into MASFLALRVALLLISGVLAPAVLTAEGPQEPDPTLWNEPAELPSGEGPIESTSPGQEPAATAAQSPTSVPGPEDSTARERLDHGGGSLGPGAIAAIVIAALLATCVVLALVVVALRKFSTS; encoded by the exons ATGGCATCCTTCCTGGCCCTGCGCGTGGCTCTTCTGCTCAtctctggggtcctggcccctgCGGTGCTCACAG CCGAGGGTCCGCAGGAGCCTGATCCCACACTGTGGAACGAACCCGCCGAGCTGCCGTCGGGAGAAGGCCCCATTGAGAGTACCAGCCCTGGCCAGGAGCCTGCAGCCACCGCTGCACAGTCTCCCACCTCTGTGCCCGGCCCAGAGGACAGCACGGCGCGGGAGCGGCTGGACCACGGCGGCG GCTCGCTGGGGCCCGGTGCCATCGCAGCCATCGTGATCGCCGCCCTGCTGGCCACCTGCGTGGTGCTGGCGCTAGTGGTCGTCGCGCTGAGAAAGTTTTCCACCTCCTGA